Proteins encoded by one window of Ramlibacter tataouinensis:
- the tviB gene encoding Vi polysaccharide biosynthesis UDP-N-acetylglucosamine C-6 dehydrogenase TviB: MNLRDENIAVIGLGYVGLPLAVEFGKKRNVLGFDIHASRISQLRSGKDHTLEVSDDELGEAKHLRYTNEPTELQACKIFIVTVPTPVDQANRPDMTPLVKASETIGKNMPDGAVVIYESTVYPGATEEVCVPVLERVSGKKFNVDFFCGYSPERINPGDKEHRLPTIKKITSGSTPEVADAVDRLYAQIITAGTHKASSIKVAEAAKVIENTQRDVSIALMNELSLIFHRLGIDTLEVLQAAGTKWNFQRFRPGLVGGHCIGVDPYYLTHKAQEVGYHPEVILAGRRINDNMAAHVANETIKLMLGKGLPVLGERILVLGLTFKENCPDVRNTKVADIVRTLRGYNAQVDVYDPWVDLEEAESEYGIRCLSELPGGGEYAAIVLAVGHRQFVELGASGIRALGQPNAVVFDVKGILPLGAADCRL, from the coding sequence ATGAACCTCAGAGACGAAAACATCGCCGTCATTGGTCTCGGCTATGTCGGGCTTCCATTAGCCGTGGAGTTCGGCAAGAAACGCAACGTGCTTGGCTTCGACATCCATGCTTCCCGCATCTCGCAACTTCGCTCCGGCAAGGATCACACGCTGGAAGTGAGCGACGATGAATTGGGGGAGGCCAAGCACCTTCGGTACACAAACGAGCCCACTGAACTGCAGGCCTGCAAGATCTTCATCGTCACGGTGCCAACGCCGGTCGACCAGGCCAACCGCCCCGACATGACGCCACTCGTCAAGGCAAGCGAGACCATCGGCAAGAACATGCCCGACGGTGCGGTAGTCATCTACGAATCAACCGTCTATCCGGGTGCGACCGAGGAGGTGTGCGTCCCGGTCCTCGAGAGGGTCAGCGGCAAGAAGTTCAACGTCGACTTCTTCTGCGGCTACAGCCCGGAGCGCATTAATCCCGGAGACAAAGAGCACCGGCTTCCCACCATCAAGAAGATCACCAGCGGGAGCACGCCTGAAGTCGCCGACGCGGTGGACCGGTTGTACGCGCAGATCATCACGGCCGGCACCCATAAGGCGAGCAGCATCAAGGTGGCCGAAGCCGCCAAGGTGATCGAGAACACGCAGCGCGACGTCAGCATCGCGCTGATGAACGAGCTCAGTCTTATCTTCCACAGGCTGGGCATTGATACGCTCGAGGTCCTTCAAGCGGCCGGAACGAAATGGAACTTCCAGCGCTTCCGACCCGGCCTCGTCGGCGGACACTGCATCGGTGTCGACCCCTATTACCTGACGCACAAGGCGCAGGAAGTCGGATACCACCCCGAGGTCATCCTGGCCGGGCGGCGGATCAACGACAACATGGCAGCGCACGTGGCCAACGAGACCATCAAGCTCATGCTGGGCAAGGGGCTGCCGGTGCTGGGCGAGAGGATCCTCGTGCTGGGCCTGACGTTCAAGGAAAACTGTCCGGACGTGCGCAATACCAAGGTCGCGGACATCGTGCGAACCCTGCGTGGCTACAACGCACAGGTCGATGTCTACGACCCTTGGGTCGACCTGGAAGAAGCCGAGAGCGAATACGGAATCAGGTGCCTGTCTGAACTACCCGGAGGAGGTGAGTACGCAGCCATCGTCCTCGCAGTCGGACACCGGCAGTTCGTCGAACTCGGTGCGTCCGGTATCCGGGCCTTGGGCCAACCCAACGCCGTCGTGTTCGACGTCAAAGGCATCCTGCCTCTCGGGGCGGCCGATTGCAGGCTTTAG
- a CDS encoding polysaccharide biosynthesis protein, with protein MNTLLTQGLLGLPRPAKQTVAAATDAFLCIVAVWLGYGIRVDQWTGPEGVQWWAVLWTIGLALPVFYASGVYRAVARFATGRTLLRACVRFALAYMFVFVVIGIPEVVPRSLGVLVPVLVCLGAWGVRKTTQLWLLGASAPRAANAPRVLVYGAGSAGHQLTQALERSREMRVCAFVDDDPSLHGTTIGGLRVSPPRDLEQVMRKHGITDVLLAMPSTSAARRTEIVRDIHALRLPLHVRTLPDLADIAQGRVQIDHVRELDLHDLLGRPPVAPIQELLTAKITGKVVLVTGAGGSIGSELCRQIARLQPKALVLVDVSEFALYSIHQELERLDECRDFTLVPNLGSVRDESQMRKILDAWRPDTIYHAAAYKHVPLVEHNPAEGIRNNTFGTLTMARLARECGVSDFVLISTDKAVRPTNVMGASKRLAEMVLQAFAQQGGATCFSMVRFGNVLGSSGSVVPLFRRQIRAGGPITLTHPEITRYFMTIPEAAQLVIQASAMATGGDVFLLDMGEPVRIADLARRMVELSGMTVRDASEPHGDIAIEVIGLRPGEKLFEELLIGDNPLATGHPRVMKGHEECLDWQELAEVLSAVDRSLDESRLDTVRNLLAGAVRGYRPEAIPHECQTVLVPQ; from the coding sequence GTGAACACGCTGCTCACACAAGGGCTCCTGGGCCTGCCGCGCCCGGCCAAGCAGACGGTGGCGGCGGCGACGGACGCCTTCCTGTGCATCGTCGCCGTGTGGCTGGGGTATGGCATCCGCGTGGATCAGTGGACAGGCCCGGAGGGTGTCCAGTGGTGGGCGGTGCTGTGGACCATCGGCCTGGCGTTGCCCGTCTTCTACGCTTCGGGTGTCTATCGCGCCGTTGCGCGCTTCGCGACCGGGCGCACCCTGCTGCGCGCCTGCGTCCGCTTCGCCTTGGCGTACATGTTCGTGTTCGTCGTCATCGGCATCCCGGAAGTGGTGCCGCGCAGCCTGGGCGTGCTGGTGCCCGTGCTGGTGTGCCTGGGTGCCTGGGGCGTGCGCAAGACAACCCAGCTGTGGCTGCTTGGCGCTTCCGCGCCGCGCGCGGCCAACGCCCCGCGGGTGCTGGTCTACGGCGCCGGAAGCGCGGGGCACCAGCTCACGCAAGCCCTGGAGCGCAGCCGCGAGATGCGCGTCTGTGCCTTCGTGGACGACGACCCCTCGCTGCATGGCACGACCATCGGCGGCTTGCGCGTGTCACCGCCTCGCGACCTGGAGCAGGTGATGCGCAAGCACGGCATCACCGATGTCCTGCTGGCCATGCCTTCGACCAGCGCGGCGCGCCGCACGGAAATCGTGCGCGACATCCATGCGCTGCGCCTGCCACTGCACGTGCGCACGCTTCCCGATCTGGCGGACATCGCCCAGGGCCGGGTGCAGATCGACCATGTGCGCGAGCTCGACTTGCACGATCTGCTGGGGCGGCCGCCGGTGGCGCCCATCCAGGAGCTGCTGACCGCCAAGATCACCGGCAAGGTCGTCCTGGTGACAGGCGCCGGCGGCTCGATCGGCAGCGAGCTGTGCCGCCAGATCGCGCGCCTGCAACCCAAGGCGCTGGTCCTGGTGGACGTGAGCGAGTTCGCCCTCTATTCCATCCACCAGGAGCTGGAGCGCCTGGACGAATGCCGCGACTTCACGCTCGTGCCGAACCTCGGCTCGGTCCGGGACGAGTCGCAGATGCGCAAGATCCTGGACGCCTGGCGCCCCGACACGATCTACCACGCCGCGGCGTACAAGCATGTGCCGCTGGTCGAACACAACCCCGCCGAAGGCATCCGCAACAACACGTTCGGCACGCTGACCATGGCGCGCCTGGCGCGCGAGTGCGGGGTGAGCGACTTCGTCCTGATCAGCACCGACAAGGCCGTGCGCCCCACCAACGTGATGGGCGCTAGCAAGCGGCTGGCCGAGATGGTGCTGCAGGCCTTCGCGCAGCAGGGTGGGGCGACGTGCTTTTCAATGGTGCGCTTCGGCAACGTGCTCGGCTCCAGCGGATCGGTGGTGCCGCTGTTCCGCCGCCAGATCCGGGCCGGCGGCCCGATCACGCTGACGCACCCGGAGATCACGCGCTATTTCATGACCATCCCTGAGGCCGCGCAGCTGGTGATTCAGGCGAGCGCCATGGCCACTGGCGGGGACGTCTTCCTGCTGGACATGGGCGAGCCGGTCCGAATCGCCGACCTGGCCCGGCGAATGGTGGAACTCTCAGGGATGACCGTGCGTGATGCATCGGAGCCCCACGGAGACATCGCCATCGAAGTCATAGGGCTGCGGCCCGGAGAAAAGCTCTTTGAAGAACTGCTGATCGGAGACAACCCGTTGGCGACAGGGCATCCCCGTGTGATGAAAGGCCACGAGGAGTGCCTGGACTGGCAAGAGTTGGCCGAGGTGCTCTCCGCTGTTGACAGGTCTCTCGATGAATCCCGACTGGACACTGTCAGGAACTTGCTGGCCGGTGCCGTTCGCGGCTATCGCCCTGAAGCCATTCCACACGAGTGCCAGACCGTGCTGGTGCCCCAATGA
- a CDS encoding VanZ family protein yields MPALSLRLWRLAFAACLAVVLALALMPIDQRLPSTGWDKSDHLLGFVVLTLLGVRAFPQRKSRVAIALLAYGIAIELLQALTPYRFAEWRDVVADAAGIGLAMLVIQVARGDRKERAAS; encoded by the coding sequence ATGCCTGCCTTGTCGCTGCGTCTCTGGCGCCTCGCCTTCGCCGCGTGCCTGGCCGTGGTGCTGGCGCTGGCGCTGATGCCCATCGACCAGCGGCTGCCCAGTACCGGCTGGGACAAGTCCGATCACCTGCTTGGCTTCGTCGTGCTCACGCTGCTCGGGGTGCGGGCGTTCCCCCAGCGAAAGTCCCGCGTGGCCATTGCCTTGCTGGCCTATGGCATAGCCATCGAACTGCTGCAGGCGCTCACGCCTTATCGCTTTGCCGAATGGCGCGACGTGGTGGCCGACGCGGCCGGCATCGGCCTGGCAATGCTGGTGATCCAGGTGGCACGAGGCGACAGGAAGGAGAGGGCTGCTTCGTGA
- a CDS encoding DegT/DnrJ/EryC1/StrS family aminotransferase, protein MNPQVSPWPSFTSEEADTVRSVLLSNKVNYWTGSECRAFETEFAAWCGTRHAVALANGTLALDVALKALGVGPGDEVVVPPRTFIATASCVVNAGAVPVFADVEADSGNLSASTIAQVITPRTRAIICVHLGGWPCDMDPIMDLARQHGLVVIEDCAQAHGARYKGRSVGSIGHVGAWSFCQDKIMTTGGEGGMVTTNDEALWRRMWAYKDHGKSYAAVYERKHAPGFRWLHESFGTNWRMLEMQAAIGRIQLGRMADWTAARTRHAQAIWNACRPIAAARVPQLPPDSVHAQYKCYVYLRPEALASGWTRDRVVETINQEGVPCFHGSCSEVYLEKAFESSGFRPAERLPVARELGETSLMFLVHPTLTAREIDKTCTVASEVLRAASA, encoded by the coding sequence ATGAACCCGCAGGTCTCCCCCTGGCCAAGCTTCACGAGCGAAGAGGCTGACACCGTTCGCTCCGTCCTGCTGTCCAACAAGGTTAACTACTGGACCGGCAGCGAATGCCGCGCATTCGAGACCGAGTTCGCGGCATGGTGCGGCACCCGGCATGCCGTGGCATTGGCCAACGGGACGTTGGCCCTGGACGTGGCACTCAAAGCCTTGGGCGTCGGCCCCGGCGACGAAGTCGTCGTGCCCCCGCGCACCTTCATCGCAACGGCATCCTGCGTGGTCAATGCGGGCGCGGTGCCCGTCTTCGCAGACGTGGAGGCCGATAGCGGAAACCTTTCCGCATCCACGATCGCGCAAGTGATCACCCCGCGCACGCGCGCGATCATCTGCGTCCACCTGGGCGGCTGGCCGTGCGACATGGATCCGATCATGGACCTGGCGCGGCAGCACGGACTGGTGGTGATCGAGGACTGCGCCCAAGCCCACGGCGCCCGCTACAAGGGCCGCAGCGTCGGCTCCATCGGCCACGTGGGCGCCTGGAGCTTCTGCCAGGACAAGATCATGACCACCGGCGGCGAGGGCGGCATGGTCACGACCAACGACGAAGCGCTCTGGCGCCGCATGTGGGCCTACAAGGACCACGGCAAGAGCTACGCGGCCGTCTACGAACGCAAGCACGCTCCGGGGTTCCGCTGGCTGCACGAGAGCTTCGGAACCAACTGGCGCATGCTGGAGATGCAGGCGGCCATCGGCCGGATCCAGCTGGGCCGGATGGCCGACTGGACTGCCGCCCGCACCCGCCATGCGCAGGCGATCTGGAATGCCTGCAGACCCATTGCGGCGGCGCGAGTGCCGCAACTTCCCCCTGATTCAGTGCACGCGCAATACAAGTGCTACGTCTACCTGCGTCCCGAGGCCCTCGCTTCGGGATGGACGCGCGACCGCGTGGTGGAAACCATCAACCAGGAAGGCGTGCCCTGTTTCCACGGCTCGTGCTCCGAGGTGTACCTCGAGAAGGCTTTCGAGTCGTCGGGCTTCCGCCCCGCGGAACGCCTGCCCGTTGCCAGGGAGCTGGGAGAGACCAGCCTGATGTTCCTGGTCCATCCCACGCTCACCGCCCGCGAGATCGACAAGACCTGCACGGTAGCAAGCGAAGTCCTGCGCGCCGCAAGCGCCTGA
- a CDS encoding acetyltransferase — protein MKRLALLGCGGHGKVVADAALAAGWDAVEFFDDAWPTRSTHGSWSVVGDTATLKERCHEYDGVIVAIGDCDIRWEKHQELVSAGATMATIVHPVAWVSPRAKLGAGCVVIAGAVINVDAQVGDACIVNTRATIDHDCVVRDAVHVAPGAHLLGNVNVGARTWVGAGAVIKQGTKVGTGVLVGAGTVVIRQVADGVTVVGNPARVLEPSYTYS, from the coding sequence GTGAAGCGGCTGGCACTCCTCGGGTGCGGCGGCCACGGCAAGGTGGTGGCCGACGCGGCGTTGGCCGCGGGTTGGGATGCGGTCGAGTTCTTCGACGACGCATGGCCTACCCGTTCCACCCACGGCTCCTGGTCGGTCGTGGGAGACACCGCCACGCTGAAAGAACGCTGCCACGAGTATGACGGCGTGATCGTGGCCATCGGCGACTGCGACATCCGCTGGGAGAAGCACCAGGAGCTTGTCAGCGCTGGCGCGACCATGGCCACCATCGTCCACCCGGTCGCCTGGGTGAGCCCTCGCGCCAAGCTGGGGGCCGGGTGCGTCGTGATCGCCGGCGCAGTGATCAATGTCGATGCGCAGGTCGGCGACGCCTGCATCGTCAATACGCGCGCCACCATCGATCACGACTGCGTCGTTCGCGACGCCGTTCACGTTGCGCCCGGTGCGCACCTGCTGGGCAATGTCAATGTCGGCGCCCGGACCTGGGTGGGTGCGGGCGCCGTGATCAAGCAGGGCACCAAGGTCGGCACCGGCGTCCTGGTCGGTGCGGGCACGGTCGTTATCCGGCAGGTGGCCGATGGAGTCACGGTCGTCGGAAACCCGGCCCGAGTACTGGAACCTAGCTACACGTATTCATGA
- a CDS encoding sugar transferase encodes MLLLAVVIRLKLGGPVLFRQTRPGKGGVPFEMVKFRTMTDERGADGELLPDAQRLPPFGRMLRATSLDELPELWNVLKGDMSFVGPRPLLMEYLPLYSPEQARRHEVRPGITGWAQVNGRNAISWEQRLKLDVWYADNRSLWLDAKIIARTVGCVFARSGIAAEGEATMSRFTGSQQ; translated from the coding sequence ATGCTGCTGCTGGCCGTCGTCATTCGCCTCAAGCTCGGCGGACCGGTGCTCTTCCGTCAGACCCGGCCAGGGAAGGGCGGCGTGCCCTTCGAGATGGTGAAGTTCCGGACCATGACGGACGAACGGGGCGCCGATGGGGAGCTCCTGCCGGACGCGCAACGCCTGCCGCCCTTCGGCCGCATGTTGCGGGCCACCAGCCTGGACGAACTGCCCGAGCTGTGGAACGTGTTGAAGGGCGACATGAGCTTCGTCGGCCCGCGGCCCCTGCTGATGGAGTACCTCCCCCTGTATTCCCCCGAGCAGGCCCGCCGCCACGAGGTTCGTCCCGGCATCACGGGATGGGCGCAGGTCAACGGGCGGAATGCCATCAGTTGGGAGCAAAGGCTGAAGCTCGATGTCTGGTATGCGGACAACCGTAGCCTCTGGCTGGACGCGAAGATCATCGCCAGGACAGTCGGGTGCGTCTTCGCGCGCAGCGGGATCGCCGCGGAGGGCGAAGCGACCATGTCCAGGTTCACCGGGAGCCAGCAGTGA
- a CDS encoding H-NS histone family protein: MATYLELKQQAEKLMAQAEEMRQQETQQAIDEIKAKMKAYGLTAQDLGFGGGGTRARRAPRAKSSGTDKAVKYRGPNGETWSGGRGRKPQWVRDALASGKSLEEFQVK; this comes from the coding sequence ATGGCAACTTACCTTGAATTGAAGCAGCAAGCCGAGAAACTGATGGCGCAGGCGGAAGAAATGCGTCAGCAGGAAACGCAACAGGCCATCGACGAGATCAAGGCCAAGATGAAAGCCTATGGCCTGACGGCGCAGGACTTGGGTTTTGGCGGTGGCGGCACCCGGGCGCGTCGCGCCCCGCGGGCCAAGTCGTCCGGTACGGACAAGGCGGTGAAATATCGCGGGCCCAATGGCGAGACCTGGTCGGGCGGACGCGGGCGCAAGCCGCAATGGGTGCGGGATGCGCTGGCCAGCGGGAAGTCGCTGGAGGAATTCCAGGTCAAGTAA
- a CDS encoding HAD domain-containing protein has product MRRVLYLDFDGVLHPATCEPHQRFSRAASLAQALAPFACELVISSSWRFAEPLPGLLRLLPAELARRVTGCTGEAVLGRHAREREILAHACGPDGAADWRALDDSSGEFSDHTRLVACDPDTGFNAEQARRLAEWLGA; this is encoded by the coding sequence ATGCGCCGAGTGCTCTATCTCGATTTCGACGGCGTGCTGCACCCCGCCACCTGCGAGCCGCACCAGCGCTTCTCGCGCGCCGCGTCGCTCGCGCAGGCGCTGGCGCCGTTCGCGTGCGAGCTGGTGATCTCCTCCAGCTGGCGCTTCGCCGAGCCCCTGCCCGGGCTGCTGCGCCTGCTGCCGGCCGAGCTGGCGCGGCGCGTGACCGGCTGCACCGGCGAGGCCGTGCTTGGGCGCCATGCGCGCGAGCGCGAGATCCTGGCGCACGCGTGCGGCCCGGACGGCGCGGCCGACTGGCGCGCGCTGGACGACAGCAGCGGGGAGTTCAGCGATCACACACGGCTGGTCGCGTGCGATCCGGATACCGGGTTCAACGCCGAGCAGGCGCGCAGGCTGGCGGAGTGGCTGGGGGCTTAG
- a CDS encoding hybrid sensor histidine kinase/response regulator, producing the protein MTARINPEAQAALDARDKANILVVDDLQEKHVVFRSILEELGENIVSARSGQEALRYVLEMEFAVILLDVNMPDIDGLETAGLIRQYKKSAQTPIVFITAYVDEVQAKRGYQLGAVDYIPSPVVPEVLRSKVRVFVDLWRMNRQLQLRAVEREALARSEAARSAAEEAIHRADFLAEASQGLSRSLDLQATLAALLDLCVPMLGDRAIVALADAEGAVRRIEMHPASSAHDHEVFTPALRDSAHHVLRERQSRLWREGDRAAILCPLVAGDRVLGVLATLGPAAQMDSARLALVREMADRASIAMENARLYSAVQEADRRKNEFLAMLAHELRNPLAPIRNAVHIMQSPDVPATTLTWARDVISRQADHMARLIDDLLDVSRIVQGKVVVKPEKLSLSSLVERSAESSLPKLEARKQQLVLELPAEAVEIDGDSVRLAQVLSNLINNASKFSASGSRIQLRAAYVDGKVEILVKDEGAGIDPAFLPRIFDLFAQGDQSLDRAQGGLGIGLTLVKHMVQMHGGTVEAHSEGIGHGAEVRVVLPARVAAPLPTAAPAEPRKPAAAPAASPSRILVVDDLMASAETLMTLLEMEGFEVKVANEGHSALQIAQDFRPHVVLLDIGLPGMNGFEVAHQLRKQPASRDALLIALTGYGEAESRSRSAQAGFDFHMVKPADVNLLLTMIADPREARRRKVA; encoded by the coding sequence GTGACTGCGCGCATCAACCCCGAGGCCCAGGCCGCGCTGGATGCGCGCGACAAGGCCAACATCCTGGTGGTCGACGACCTCCAGGAAAAGCACGTCGTCTTCCGCTCCATCCTCGAAGAGCTGGGCGAGAACATCGTCAGCGCGCGCTCGGGCCAGGAGGCGCTGCGCTACGTGCTGGAGATGGAGTTCGCGGTCATCCTGCTGGACGTCAACATGCCCGACATCGACGGGCTGGAGACCGCCGGGCTGATCCGCCAGTACAAGAAGTCGGCGCAGACGCCGATCGTCTTCATCACGGCGTACGTCGATGAGGTCCAGGCCAAGCGCGGCTACCAGCTGGGCGCGGTGGACTACATCCCGTCGCCGGTGGTGCCCGAGGTGTTGCGCTCCAAGGTGCGGGTGTTCGTCGACCTGTGGCGCATGAACCGCCAGTTGCAGCTGCGCGCCGTCGAGCGCGAGGCGCTGGCCCGTTCCGAAGCCGCCCGCAGCGCGGCCGAGGAGGCCATCCACCGCGCCGACTTCCTGGCCGAGGCCAGCCAGGGCCTGTCGCGCTCGCTGGACCTGCAGGCCACGCTGGCGGCCCTGCTGGACCTGTGCGTGCCCATGCTCGGCGACCGGGCCATCGTCGCGCTGGCCGATGCCGAAGGCGCAGTGCGCCGCATCGAGATGCACCCGGCCAGCAGCGCCCACGACCACGAGGTCTTCACGCCCGCCCTGCGCGACTCGGCCCACCATGTGCTGCGCGAGCGGCAGTCCAGGCTCTGGCGCGAGGGCGACCGCGCGGCGATCCTGTGCCCGCTGGTGGCGGGCGACCGGGTGCTGGGCGTGCTGGCCACCCTGGGGCCGGCCGCGCAGATGGACTCCGCGCGGCTGGCGCTGGTGCGCGAGATGGCCGACCGCGCCTCCATCGCGATGGAGAACGCGCGCCTGTACAGCGCGGTGCAGGAAGCCGACCGCCGCAAGAACGAATTCCTGGCCATGCTGGCGCACGAGCTGCGCAACCCGCTCGCGCCCATCCGCAACGCCGTGCACATCATGCAGTCGCCCGACGTTCCGGCGACGACGCTGACCTGGGCGCGCGACGTCATCAGCCGCCAGGCCGACCACATGGCGCGCCTGATCGACGACCTGCTGGACGTCTCGCGCATCGTGCAGGGCAAGGTGGTGGTCAAGCCGGAGAAGCTCTCGCTCTCATCGCTGGTCGAGCGCTCGGCCGAGTCGAGCCTGCCCAAGCTGGAGGCGCGCAAGCAGCAGCTGGTGCTGGAGCTGCCGGCCGAGGCGGTGGAGATCGATGGCGACTCCGTGCGGCTGGCGCAGGTGCTCTCCAACCTGATCAACAACGCGTCCAAGTTCTCGGCCTCGGGTAGCCGCATCCAGTTGCGTGCCGCCTACGTCGACGGCAAGGTCGAGATCCTGGTCAAGGACGAGGGCGCCGGCATCGACCCGGCCTTCCTGCCGCGCATCTTCGACCTGTTCGCCCAGGGCGACCAGTCGCTCGACCGCGCCCAAGGCGGGCTGGGCATCGGCCTGACGCTGGTCAAGCACATGGTGCAGATGCACGGCGGCACGGTGGAGGCGCACAGCGAGGGCATCGGCCACGGCGCCGAGGTGCGGGTCGTGTTGCCGGCGCGCGTGGCCGCGCCGCTGCCCACGGCCGCGCCGGCCGAGCCGCGCAAGCCGGCGGCTGCGCCCGCCGCATCGCCGTCGCGCATCCTGGTGGTCGATGACCTGATGGCCTCGGCCGAGACGCTGATGACGCTGCTCGAGATGGAAGGCTTCGAAGTCAAGGTGGCCAACGAAGGCCACTCGGCGCTGCAGATCGCGCAGGACTTCCGGCCCCACGTGGTATTGCTCGACATCGGGCTGCCCGGCATGAACGGCTTCGAGGTCGCGCACCAGCTGCGCAAGCAGCCGGCCTCGCGCGACGCGCTGCTGATCGCGCTGACCGGTTACGGCGAAGCCGAGAGCCGCTCGCGCTCGGCCCAGGCCGGCTTTGACTTCCACATGGTCAAGCCCGCCGACGTGAACCTGCTGCTGACCATGATCGCCGACCCGCGCGAAGCGCGGCGGCGCAAAGTCGCCTGA